The Silene latifolia isolate original U9 population chromosome 4, ASM4854445v1, whole genome shotgun sequence region TTACCAAAACATATCAACAAAATCTTGCAAGATTAGTACATGTTACACATGCTTGGTCAAAATTTTCCTAGGAGTGTGTGAAGCTCAAGTGGTCAATGCCCATCTCCGAGTGTCGAAACATCGGATATGGGTATAGCTGTTCAAAAATCCAACTAACCGGTCTGGTCTCCAGGTCTGAAAAATCTAACTAACCGGTCAGGTCCAAACCAAATAAAACAAATTTGGTTTCAAAAAGTGATCTCAACCCCTAACCCATACTGGACCGGACAATTCCAATCCGGTCCAGTCATTGGGTCTTGAAAATAGGGATGGCCGGTTTCAACAGTCAAGTTTGATGGCCGGCCTAGCTTGGCTTGACCCACTAACCCACCACATTGGGCACAGTTTTCACCAGTCCGGGTAGCTCACGTGCTAGCCTGGCACAAACCATCTGTCATGGCCGGGAATGCAATGATGCAAAGATTATAACTGTATCAGATACTAAAAGGTCTCTAACCATGTTACACCATCTAACTATAATAAACAGAGAATGTCACAAAGCACAGAATATATTTTTTTCACTTTGAAACTCCAATGTTCTAACTTTGTTGGCCCTGCTTTGGCCTAATATAACTATTACAACAATGCTTAAAATGTTTTTTTCCTGAACCCCCCAAAAATGCTCCTGAAATTAGAAGCCTATCCCTAAATCAGCATTTGCCTAGGCGAACGGAACTATGTACTGGAGGAATTCATGTTTTTTGGATCATGGGTTTGTTGCAGACTGTGATGGCACCACCGGCACACGGGGATGATTGTGATCGCCTTCATATGTGACAATAAGCATGGAATCATCGTCTAAGCACCTCTCCACATGTTTCCTAGCCGGGCAGCCTCTCACACAGCTACACTTGTAGTAACCCCTGTAGATGAATCAAGTTTTAGAATAAGAACTCGTCTTTGCATAAAGCATTGGAAAAATGGAGATGTATTTAGACATGGCAATCTGGTCATTTGGATTAGGTCATTTCAGGTATAGTGTATACCAAGCGCTTTAGGCCGGGTCATGTCATTGTTGCGAAAGTATCAAATAAAACATTTTGAAGGGGGAATGTAACTAAGTACACGTTCGTTAAAACGTAAACTATAGGTCCGATTAAGATTTAGTTACCATCCTAGGTCTCAGTTTGCAGACTTCTGGCCGATGCAGTAAATTACTGTAACAAATATGGCTTCATGATAGAAGTCGCCGGATGTAAAAAAATAACCACAGATATAATGAAAACTTCCTATTGCGGCACAAACAACCAAAATCTATATTTGAATCGCTTGCCAAGTTTATAGAAAAAAAGAAAACACGCCCTACTCGGTAACAAGTAATTATTTCCCTTTTCAGTTTATATCAGCAAACTGAAATATTCTATGATGACGGAAAACATTATGGTAATTTCTCCGTATGAATAAAGTAAGATGGCTAGTATATATGAAGTCCCTAGAAATAGGAGTGAGGAGTCACAATATTCAAACTGTATAACAAATTAACTACAAGGGAATCGAGTATCTAATGATGCCTTAAGTTGAAAGCGAGACTTATTCTTACCACTAATAAGGTATTTCTTCTACTGTGATCCTACAATTTTCCGAATATCAGAATTTACGACTCAGTGTTATAAACACACTTCATGATCCAAGCATATATATCAAGATGGTTAGGCAAATAAAAAATTCAATGGAACGGGATCTaacaggattttttttttttcaaatggcAACATTAGTTTCAGCAGAATTTACCATTCACATTACCGATACAATTTCAAGAAATAAGCTAATATGAGTTCTTGCAAAATATACCGCAGCAGTAACATTAGTTTAGCTAGGTCAAGTATTATACCTAGGATGCGGTGAGCCCTTGATTGGTTTCTGCCCGTATTTTCTCCATGAAAATTCGTCCGGTGGAATATCAGCTAGCTTGTTGCTGACAGCAGGAACCTTGATAGATCTCCTCACCCTATGCTTCCTATATCAGGCAAAAATAAGAAACAAGAAATCATCGTATCGACATTTAATCTTACCAAGAATGCAATAGCAACCAACAAAATCTAACAAACCTCTTCTTCGAACAATGGCAGCTTCCGATCTTCCCACATTTCAAATTTCCATCTTTGATCATGCCAGGGCCCCTCTTTTTAAGTTGACTTGAATCCTGACCCGACCCATGACTCATGCCAGTCAAATTAAACCCATTTTCACGCAAATTGGCCGCATTTGCATCAGCACTCCATGAGGCAATTAATGACCGAGAGGAAGACGACAATGCGGGTAAAGAACAAGGGTTATTGAAATTCAGATTAATCCCACTAATACTCCTCTTATACATCAATTCAGCCTGCTCTTTCAATTTCTGGTGAAGCTTAAGCTTCTGTTGCATCTGTTGTTGCTGATAGAACTGATACTGTGCCATCGAGCTCGGGTTATGAGGTAGTTGAAACGGAATTTTCCCACTAGACGATCGTGGGTCCATTGACAAAAACCCCAAAGACATGCAACTTTTTCCAGATGTTGAACCATTTTCATGTGCAGAACCCTCCTTCAGATTTGTTCCTAAATGCTGGGGTTTCCCATTCCACGAGCGTAAATCTAGTGAACCATTCCCCAACGACAAGCAACTTTTCCCGGTTGTTGAACCATTATGAACAGACCCCTCGTTCAGGTTGGTTCCCAAATGCTGAGGTTTCCCACTCGATGAGGGTAAATCTAATGAACAATTCCCCAAAGACAAGCAACTTTTCCCAGTTGTTGAACCATTTTCATGGACATAACCCTCGCTCAGCTTGGTTCCGAAATGCTGGGGTTTCCCACTCGACGAGCCAAAATCTAGTGAACAATTCCCCAAAGACAAGCAACTTTTTCCATTTGTTGAACCATTTTCATGGATAAAACCCTCATTGAAATTGGAATTGAAATCAATATACGGGGCTTTCCCACTCGACGAGCCTAAATCTAGAGAAAAATTCCCCAAAGGCAAACAACTTTTCCCAGTTGTTGAACCATTTTCATGCACACAACCCTCCTTAAGGTTGGTTTTGAAATGCTCGTTTTTTCCACTTGACGAGCCTAGCTCTAGTGACAAATTCCCCAAAGACAAACTACTTTTCCCAGTTGTCGAACCACTCTCATGGATCAAACCCTCATTCAAATTGGTTTTAAACAACTGAAAACCCTGATCAAGGGGTTCTTTGCCTTTTTCCGATTCAATCTTAGAATCGGTTTGGCTTTCCAAGAAAGTGTCTTGGAGTAAAGGGGTGGTCTTATTTTGATTCACTATCCTAGCCCTTGCATGTCCAACACCCTTGCCAAGATTCGACACAACCCGCTTGAATTTACTCACAGTTTGCTCAGTTTCAGCAACTAAATTCTTATTCGCGGTATTATTTTCTTCGGGTTCAGCAATGATTCTAAGAACTTTATAACAATTCTCAATTGCAGCTTTACTAGCTTCCTCAATTCCTTCCATTTCTTCAGAAAAAAGGGGATAAATTACACCAAAGATTAAAtctttaaaccctaattttaatctCTAACCCCACCAAAACCCACAAACAGTTCAACTACCATCTAACACTAATAAATACACTCTTCAATCAACACAAACATATTTTCAACTGCACATTTATCACAAACATAGTACTAGTCAATTACCCAAATAACCAAAAATTCAACCTTTCATAAAAATACAATGTCATAACAATTATAAGCAACTACTAAAATTCCCAAATTAACAAAAAATTCAACCTTTTTTTTGATATAAAATTCAATTAGAATTCACATTTATAAACTAGTAAAATTcccaaatttcgaaaaaaaatccACCTTTTTATACAAAAATCAATTAGCATTAACATTTGTAAACAACTAAAATTTCCAAAtaacaaaagaagatcaaccttTCATGAAAAATCAAATATCACAACATTTATAAACTACCACTAAAATtcccaaataacaaaaaaattcAAGCTTTTTATGAAAATTTAATTAGCATTAACATTTATAAATTATTCAAATActcaaataacaaaaaaattaagccattttatataaaaaaaaaatcaattagcATTAACATTTATAAACTACTAAAATACCCAAATAACAAAACAGTTAAGCCACTTTATAAAAATTCAATTAGAATTAACATTTATAAACTACTAAAATTCCCAAATAATAAAAAattcaacatttttataaaattttaattaGCATTTAACTATTAAAATTCCCAAATAACAGAAAAATTCAACCATTCATAAAAACTCAATGTCTAACATTTATATACTACTAAAATTCAACTAAAATCAAAATGAGCATGCTTGAAATTAAAAATGACAGTGACACAAATTGAATTTTAGTACTAAAAAAAATCATGGACATAACAAAAACACACCAACATTACCCCAGTGTCTTAATGACTCCCACAAATTGCGGGTTTAGAGTGTCAGATGTACACAGCCTTACCCGGATATTCATAACACAAAGAGACCGTTTCCGaataacaactaaaaattaaaaaacacaactgaaaataaaaaaaaaaaaacaaggaaaaggacAGACCTTTACTAAATTCAAACCCTAGATTCTTCAACCATGAAAAGACATGAAAGTGTGAATGTGATGACTTGAACTTACATACAGTTCATACTGCTtcatctttatttatttatttatttatataagtATTATTTatgtattcattttttttttactttatttaTTGAGAAAACAAGGGGAAAATAAaaaattgtagagagatgaggagGGAAGGAGGGTAAGTTGGGATTTAAATAAGCATTCAAGTGAAAGATGTTGAGAACAAAAGTTGTAAATGAAACTGTTAACTCAGGTTAGAGATTTCAGATGGGTCCCAAATTAAGACCTTTTTCCTCTTTTTATTTTTTACAAAATTCTTATCGAACATATCCGTCTTAAACACTAAAACGGGTTAAACAGATGAATTGGACAAAACATAGTTACCCGAGTGAATGCTAAACTCTTGTCTCGGCCACCTATATGAGTTATCATTTGACTCGTTTTATACTTAAAACTGACATGTCATTCTTAAATGTAGGTAATTTTACTTTAGACCGTCTTACATTCTTAACATAAGACCTTTCATAAATCACAATCACCTTTTATTTTTCACATCCTCTATTTTAATCGAGTGAGGTCGAGTTAAGTTAAGACGGTAAAATCTactgtttttatttgtttatttatttaaataatgAGGAATATTAAGTACACTCATAGTTTTACTTTTAGTTGTTTACTTAAGAGTACCTAAAAAGGTGAAAATCATTAGTACTCTTATCAAAAAATAAAGTAAATTATTAGTAGTAAGTGAAGTCTTTTGTGTGTGTTACTAGAGTACAACGGTTCATTTCATTGACTTATTACTTGGAATTATTAGGTGAAAATGTTATTTTTATCAACCCACTTGGGTAGTTGAGTGGGGTACATTCCTTGTAATGAAGTTATGTACCGTTTACCTAGGGTAAATGCCGTGGCTTGGATTGGCTACTTTACCACTTGTTTTAAACTAATGTGTTAAGTATAAGCGATGTTATTTGACATGTTTTAATATTAAAACGAAtatgtttattttaagaaaaaTCAAAATGAAATTAAGGGATTATAGGTGACTTCCTAATCATTTAATGATATGATTTATTATTATACTTTTTACATCTCAATCGTTTGtcaacttttaattaaaataCATCTATAAAGAAtaataaatatgtaaataaatgaacaaaACAAAGGAAGTATATATAATAAAACAATTTATTACATTCTGATGAGTACATTTAAATTTCTCTAGATTCACTATACTAACTTTGTGTAAATTCATACTTGCGGGCATTTGATATATTCCGTATTTTTTACTCGTATTTGTCAAGTAACGTGTTAAGTTTTTAGGTTTGTGCTTTTGCGTCTTTTCCGCCGTAGTCTAACTTATCTTTTTCCCTTAAATCACGTATTGTCAACTGCAACACAAAAAGTAATATAAGACCAACCGGTTATGAATCGTCTACTAAGTGTAAAATGTGACTTAATTGCTTAATCCACCTGGATTTAGCGATATGCACGATATATTTATGTGGATTCACATGAATTAATTTCTTTACCATGCTAAAACCCCATTATTAGTGTATCAAGAGTCATAAAATTTAAGGTCATTTACTGATATAATTTATTACTGTATATGGATGAAATAATTTGTTACAATCTCCTGAATGGTATGTAGGATTCACTATACTAGAGATGGATATCATTTGTTACTTGCCCATAATATATTAAGTTTTTAGGTTGTATTTTATGTCTTTTCCGTTATGATCTACTTAGTAACGTGTAACAGATTAAAAACCTAACATATTTTTTTCTCTTGAATCAAGTATTCTCAACtacaatacaaaaaaaaaatagtataaGATCAAATGGTTATAAATCATCTACTAAGTGTAAATTGTAATTTGAATTGCTTACTCCATCAAAAGTAGGGGTAAACATGAGATAATTACGTGTATTCACGTGAATCAACTTCATAACCACAGAAAAAACTCTATCAGGGTATTTTAGGTCCTCAAATTTAGGGTTACTTACATATTTACTTATTACTTTATATGGATGAATTATTTTGTTATAATCTTATAAATGGTATGTAAAATTTAGGTTCACCGTATCGAAAATTGTGCAAAGTCAAATTTTGTATATAGTTGATATCATTTGTGATTTGTCCAACAACATATTTAGTCTTAAGGCTCGCATTTTGCGGCTTTTCCGTTGTACTCTACATTGTAACGTGTAAGAGTCTATCATTCTTTTTCCCTTAAATCAAGTACCGTCAACACAATACAAATAAGACCAAATGGTTATGAATCGTCTACGGAGTGTAAAACGTGACTTAGATTCCTTACTCCACCGAGATTTAGGGTAAACACGATATATTTATGTTAATTCACGTGAAGTAACCTCATAACCACGCTAAAGACTTTATGAGTACATTAGGGATCATGAAAGTTTGAGTTATTGTTTCATATAATTCTTTACCGTTTATGGGTGAAATAATTTGTTACAATCACATAATGGTATGTAATTTATCTGGATTCAATAAATCGaaattatgaaaaataaaattcATATACATTGTTGGATATATTTTGTGATTTGTCCAATAACATATTAGGTTTTAAGGTTTTAGTTTTGCATCATTACTGCAAGAGTTTAACATTCTATCTCTTAAGGCAAGTATTGTTAATTATAATACGGAGTACAAAATTAGTATACGAACAAAATGGTTATAAATCCTCTACTATGTGTAAAGGGTGACATGAATTGCTGACTCGACCGAGATTTAGGGATAATCACGCGATTTTTAAGTAGAATTCACATAAAGCAATTTCATAACCAAACTAAAGACTTCACTAGTGAACTAAAAGAATAAAACGGACAAATCCGACTCGACCACAAAAATCTGAATTTATCCCAAGCAAACCCGAGCTGGCAGAACccaaatggtacaaaccaaaaTCTACCTGACCTAACCAAACCCGACTATAACCCATAAGTCGACATAAATCGATTAAGATAGACATGAAACCGAACTCAACAGATCGAGATACCATGTAACCAGAGTCAACCTGATAGTTGATACCCGTTTCAATTCATCCCGAAACTACAACTGACcaaccaaaaagataaaatgaaATTAACTTAAAAGTTGATCCGAGATATAACCCAAAATTGGCTTGAAATATGACCCTGGCgttatttttaaaaatataacATTATCTATCCCTATAACGTCGCATGATAATGATTTGAATTCTAACTCGAACTATTAAAATCACTAGAAAAAACCGACCCGACAATAACAGAAGCCAAACATGCAAAACTTAATTGAAATCCAACTTGATCCGACAATTTGTGAGAATGACTCAGCCCGATAATTACCTGACCCAATAATAACCGGTTCCAGTAATGAACGACTCAATCAAAACTTGACCTACATCCGACAGCGACTCAAACCAAACCCCACTCGAACCCGAGCTGATAAATGACCGTACTAATTCGATTCATATGAGGCTGAAATTTGACAGGATATAGTTTTGACCTTATCTGACCCAAACCCGATAGGACCCTTCCTGACAAACCCGGACCTACCCGATTGCCAGCTTTAGTTAAGAGTCACGTATTTAGTGTTATTTTGTGATATAATTTTACACCGAAGACTTTACCAGTGAACTAAGAATAAAACTGACAAATTTGACTCGGCCCGCTTGAGCCCGATAACTTGAAATGATACATACCGAGATCGACCCCACCCGATAATATAACACATAACCCGATTAAGATAGACACAAAACCAAACCCGGAAACTCGAGATAGCTTGGAACCAGAGTCAACCTGATACCTGTTTCAATCTGCCCAAAACTATAGTTGACCGATCCAAAAGATAACTTGAAATTGACTTGAAAGCTGCCCTGAACCGAGAGATAACCCAAAATTGACTTGAAATATAACCCTCGACATTAGTTTTAAAAGTATTAACATTATCTACTCTTATATCTTCACGTGATAATGGTTTGAATTCAACTCAAACTGTTATAATCATCGGAAAAAATCGACTCGACAATGAATTGAGAAGCCAAATTAGACAAAATTTAAATGAAACATAACTTGACCCGCCAAATTGTTATAATGACTCAGCTCGATAATTTCATAACCCAATAATAATGACCCGATCCAACAATAAACGACTTGACCAAAACTCAACCTAAACCCGACAACGACTCGAATCAGACTTCACCCGAACCCGAGCTAAGAACTTGATCCTACTAACTCtctaatacccggtattttagaGACTTCTAAAGGACTCTTTGAGGAATAGGGAGCGAACTCTTAGCCTTGATGAGAATCGTAATCGTGAGTAAGGAGATGGGCACTAGACCAAGTGTGAGTTATACTAGACCAAGTGCAAGTATACTAGACCGAGTGTGAGTGCTGTGGaccgagtaagtggcactcggcCGAATGTAcggacatactcgaccgagtgaatcgTGTCAGCGGGTAATATAAGTTTGAGCCGGAATTAGAATTCAGCAACCTAATTCAtctcttttctctctctctctaaaaccctaatCTTCTTTTCCACATCTCTATACACCTTCCATAACCTCCTTTCAAGGAATTTAAGCATGAGTTTGAAGAAGATGTGTCATTTCCTTCTACCTTTCCCCGATCTCATCCTTGTAAGTCAAAATTTCTACCTTTCTTTCATCTTTATTCAAACCCTTATAATTGGGGTTTTTTGGGCGTTtactaattagtaattataattagtaTTATGCGTAATTAAGGGTTAGTAATAAAGAGTTTCATCTATTAAAAGAGTATAAGACCATATTATGATAGTATTGTTATATATATTGATGTAGGAGGCGATGTATTTAAGACGGATTCGTATTTGTCTCGAGTTGCTTATGGAGTTGCTAAAATGTAGGGGTTTCCCTACTCGTTTCAATAATATGAATGTTTACATATCTTAGGGTGGCTaagaatgcattataacatgataattATTGGGTTATTGTTGGCATACACATAATATTGTTGGGATTGCATTATAATATGATGAATGAGTAATTAGTGTTGGTCTCATATTGTTATtggatttgcattataacatgataatgAGGCTCATGTGGTTTTGATGATGTCTTACTTGGACTATTGTGATGTATATTGACTACATGTGATTGTTGGCGGAGGTTAGAGGTTGTGGTGGAGTTTTGTATGTGtctggttgttgaggagacgtaaggcggttcaGGAGACCGTCTTATGCTTGAGTCGCTCCTCGGAGTGTTAAGAACGGGAGGATTCAGTTGCTTCCGAATATGGCATGGGTCCGGTTAGCGCCCGGGCTCGGTACTTCGAGTGCGTCCGAGTATCTTTTACGGACTGCGGGTCCGGGTTGTTTGGTACTTTGGGGGCGTCCCTAGTACCAGTGAGGTGGTTGTGGAGTTGTGG contains the following coding sequences:
- the LOC141652518 gene encoding uncharacterized protein LOC141652518, with translation MEGIEEASKAAIENCYKVLRIIAEPEENNTANKNLVAETEQTVSKFKRVVSNLGKGVGHARARIVNQNKTTPLLQDTFLESQTDSKIESEKGKEPLDQGFQLFKTNLNEGLIHESGSTTGKSSLSLGNLSLELGSSSGKNEHFKTNLKEGCVHENGSTTGKSCLPLGNFSLDLGSSSGKAPYIDFNSNFNEGFIHENGSTNGKSCLSLGNCSLDFGSSSGKPQHFGTKLSEGYVHENGSTTGKSCLSLGNCSLDLPSSSGKPQHLGTNLNEGSVHNGSTTGKSCLSLGNGSLDLRSWNGKPQHLGTNLKEGSAHENGSTSGKSCMSLGFLSMDPRSSSGKIPFQLPHNPSSMAQYQFYQQQQMQQKLKLHQKLKEQAELMYKRSISGINLNFNNPCSLPALSSSSRSLIASWSADANAANLRENGFNLTGMSHGSGQDSSQLKKRGPGMIKDGNLKCGKIGSCHCSKKRKHRVRRSIKVPAVSNKLADIPPDEFSWRKYGQKPIKGSPHPRGYYKCSCVRGCPARKHVERCLDDDSMLIVTYEGDHNHPRVPVVPSQSATNP